The following coding sequences lie in one Stigmatopora argus isolate UIUO_Sarg chromosome 5, RoL_Sarg_1.0, whole genome shotgun sequence genomic window:
- the rhobtb4 gene encoding rho related BTB domain containing 4 isoform X2 — MDIDTDYERPNVETIKCVVVGDNAVGKTRLICARACNATLTQYQLLATHVPTVWAIDQYRVCQEVLERSRDVVDEVSVSLRLWDTFGDHHKDRRFAYGRSDVVVLCFSLANPNSLRHVRTMWFPEIKHFCPRTPIILVGCQLDLRYADLDAVNRARRPLAKPIKPTDILPPERGHEVAKELGIPYYETSIVAQFGVKDVFDNAIRAALISRRHLQFWKSHLKKVQRPLLQAPFLPPRPPRPIVGIPDPPPTDGKGLDSLFCRPHCADVVFLLQGGATRVFAHKVYLATSCSKFYDLFTLELGSSSIGSQEEQDTSKESSDSGEEDELSRRGAKEQAGRTKSLDIDKDGVEGDVQGLNRPPLLRRSSLRTSQSDNALPSRAQYFLGTPAGGRALLGWGRGFLTVCLEHVDDPMTGRPRLMTVVVMDELIQEEPFKAVLQYLYTGNLDESRGDLMQVATIAELLEVFDLRMMVANVLNRESFMNQEITKAFHVRRANRIKECLNKGTFADVVFQLDDGYLPAHKPLLISSCDWMAAMFRGSFMESYIEEVPIPSTSTSCMRGVLEFLYCAMLTPCPDLESIELIVVANRLCLPRLIALTEQHAVDELLQLAVKGVDIDGHVLAFLELAQFHNAKQLSAWCLHHICTNYNSICRKFPKDMKAMSPDNQRHFEKQRWPPVWFLKEEDRYLRSRKERQHEEEILRKQHIKRGWCFWRHPSSSPHVS, encoded by the exons ATGGATATAGACACAGACTATGAGCGGCCCAATGTGGAAACCATTAAATGTGTGGTGGTTGGGGACAATGCAGTGGGCAAGACCAGGCTTATATGCGCCCGGGCTTGCAATGCCACCCTCACACAGTATCAGCTGCTTGCCACCCACGTGCCAACCGTTTGGGCCATCGACCAGTATCGTGTATGCCAGGAG GTGTTAGAAAGGTCTCGTGATGTTGTGGACGAGGTGAGCGTCTCTCTCAGGCTCTGGGACACATTCGGGGACCATCACAAGGATAGGCGATTTGCCTATGGCAG GTCAGATGTGGTGGTGCTTTGCTTCTCTCTGGCTAATCCCAATTCCCTCCGCCATGTCCGCACCATGTGGTTTCCGGAGATCAAGCACTTCTGTCCACGGACTCCCATCATTCTGGTCGGCTGCCAGCTGGATCTCCGCTACGCTGACTTGGATGCAGTTAATCGCGCGCGTCGACCCCTTGCCAA ACCCATCAAACCAACAGACATCCTCCCTCCCGAGAGGGGCCACGAGGTGGCAAAGGAGCTCGGGATACCCTACTATGAGACCAGCATCGTTGCCCAGTTTGGAGTCAAGGATGTTTTTGACAACGCTATCCGAGCTGCCCTCATCTCCCGCCGTCACCTTCAATTTTGGAAGTCGCACCTGAAAAAAGTCCAAAGGCCACTTCTCCAGGCACCCTTCCTGCCTCCTCGCCCACCTCGCCCCATAGTGGGCATCCCCGATCCCCCTCCCACAGATGGCAAGGGCCTCGACTCCCTCTTCTGTCGCCCACACTGTGCAGATGTAGTTTTCCTGCTGCAGGGTGGCGCCACACGTGTTTTTGCGCATAAGGTTTATCTGGCCACTTCCTGCTCTAAATTCTATGACCTGTTTACCCTTGAACTTGGTTCGTCATCTATCGGGTCGCAGGAGGAGCAGGATACAAGTAAGGAAAGCTCCGACAGTGGAGAGGAAGACGAGCTAAGCAGAAGAGGAGCCAAAGAGCAAGCAGGACGCACTAAGAGCCTGGATATTGATAAAGACGGGGTCGAAGGAGATGTGCAGGGCTTGAATCGGCCCCCTTTGCTACGGCGTAGCTCGTTACGGACTTCCCAGAGTGATAATGCATTGCCCTCCCGAGCACAGTATTTTCTGGGAACTCCTGCGGGTGGACGGGCACTTTTGGGATGGGGAAGAGGGTTCCTGACTGTTTGTCTGGAGCACGTTGATGACCCCATGACTGGACGGCCACGACTTATGACTGTGGTGGTCATGGATGAACTCATACAAGAGGAACCATTTAAG GCCGTGTTACAGTACTTGTACACTGGAAACCTGGACGAAAGTCGAGGAGACCTGATGCAGGTGGCAACCATCGCTGAGCTCCTGGAAGTATTCGACCTGCGGATGATGGTGGCCAATGTTCTGAACCGGGAGAGTTTCATGAACCAAGAGATTACCAAGGCCTTCCATGTCCGCAGGGCCAACCGTATAAAGGAGTGTCTCAACAAAGGCACCTTTGCTG ATGTGGTGTTCCAGCTAGACGACGGCTACCTTCCAGCGCACAAGCCTCTGTTGATCTCCAGCTGCGACTGGATGGCGGCCATGTTCCGCGGCTCTTTTATGGAAAGTTACATTGAGGAG GTTCCCATCCCTTCCACGAGTACATCATGCATGCGAGGCGTGCTGGAGTTCCTCTACTGTGCCATGCTGACACCGTGTCCTGACCTGGAGTCTATTGAACTTATAGTGGTGGCCAACCGGCTCTGTTTACCACGCCTTATTGCGCTCACTG AGCAGCATGCTGTCGATGAGCTCCTGCAGTTGGCAGTCAAAGGAGTTGACATTGATGGGCATGTCTTGGCCTTCTTGGAGCTTGCACAG tTCCACAATGCCAAGCAGCTATCAGCCTGGTGTCTCCATCACATCTGCACCAACTATAACAGCATCTGCCGCAAGTTTCCCAAAGACATGAAGGCCATGTCTCCAG ACAACCAGAGGCACTTTGAGAAGCAGCGCTGGCCTCCCGTATGGTTCCTGAAAGAGGAGGACCGCTACTTGCGTTCACGGAAAGAGCGCCAACACGAGGAAGAGATCTTGCGCAAGCAGCACATCAAGCGAGGCTGGTGCTTTTGGAGACACCCATCCTCCTCACCACACGTCTCCTAG
- the rhobtb4 gene encoding rho related BTB domain containing 4 isoform X1 produces MLFVWSRSQYDNQVFSLRVLARFARPAHQQSGMWVNSGSVGRALSMDIDTDYERPNVETIKCVVVGDNAVGKTRLICARACNATLTQYQLLATHVPTVWAIDQYRVCQEVLERSRDVVDEVSVSLRLWDTFGDHHKDRRFAYGRSDVVVLCFSLANPNSLRHVRTMWFPEIKHFCPRTPIILVGCQLDLRYADLDAVNRARRPLAKPIKPTDILPPERGHEVAKELGIPYYETSIVAQFGVKDVFDNAIRAALISRRHLQFWKSHLKKVQRPLLQAPFLPPRPPRPIVGIPDPPPTDGKGLDSLFCRPHCADVVFLLQGGATRVFAHKVYLATSCSKFYDLFTLELGSSSIGSQEEQDTSKESSDSGEEDELSRRGAKEQAGRTKSLDIDKDGVEGDVQGLNRPPLLRRSSLRTSQSDNALPSRAQYFLGTPAGGRALLGWGRGFLTVCLEHVDDPMTGRPRLMTVVVMDELIQEEPFKAVLQYLYTGNLDESRGDLMQVATIAELLEVFDLRMMVANVLNRESFMNQEITKAFHVRRANRIKECLNKGTFADVVFQLDDGYLPAHKPLLISSCDWMAAMFRGSFMESYIEEVPIPSTSTSCMRGVLEFLYCAMLTPCPDLESIELIVVANRLCLPRLIALTEQHAVDELLQLAVKGVDIDGHVLAFLELAQFHNAKQLSAWCLHHICTNYNSICRKFPKDMKAMSPDNQRHFEKQRWPPVWFLKEEDRYLRSRKERQHEEEILRKQHIKRGWCFWRHPSSSPHVS; encoded by the exons ATGCTCTTTGTTTGGAGTCGATCTCAATACGACAACCAAGTGTTCTCCCTACGTGTCCTTGCCCGGTTTGCGAGACCGGCACACCAGCAGAGTGGCATGTGGGTCAATTCCGGAAGCGTCGGAAG GGCCCTCTCCATGGATATAGACACAGACTATGAGCGGCCCAATGTGGAAACCATTAAATGTGTGGTGGTTGGGGACAATGCAGTGGGCAAGACCAGGCTTATATGCGCCCGGGCTTGCAATGCCACCCTCACACAGTATCAGCTGCTTGCCACCCACGTGCCAACCGTTTGGGCCATCGACCAGTATCGTGTATGCCAGGAG GTGTTAGAAAGGTCTCGTGATGTTGTGGACGAGGTGAGCGTCTCTCTCAGGCTCTGGGACACATTCGGGGACCATCACAAGGATAGGCGATTTGCCTATGGCAG GTCAGATGTGGTGGTGCTTTGCTTCTCTCTGGCTAATCCCAATTCCCTCCGCCATGTCCGCACCATGTGGTTTCCGGAGATCAAGCACTTCTGTCCACGGACTCCCATCATTCTGGTCGGCTGCCAGCTGGATCTCCGCTACGCTGACTTGGATGCAGTTAATCGCGCGCGTCGACCCCTTGCCAA ACCCATCAAACCAACAGACATCCTCCCTCCCGAGAGGGGCCACGAGGTGGCAAAGGAGCTCGGGATACCCTACTATGAGACCAGCATCGTTGCCCAGTTTGGAGTCAAGGATGTTTTTGACAACGCTATCCGAGCTGCCCTCATCTCCCGCCGTCACCTTCAATTTTGGAAGTCGCACCTGAAAAAAGTCCAAAGGCCACTTCTCCAGGCACCCTTCCTGCCTCCTCGCCCACCTCGCCCCATAGTGGGCATCCCCGATCCCCCTCCCACAGATGGCAAGGGCCTCGACTCCCTCTTCTGTCGCCCACACTGTGCAGATGTAGTTTTCCTGCTGCAGGGTGGCGCCACACGTGTTTTTGCGCATAAGGTTTATCTGGCCACTTCCTGCTCTAAATTCTATGACCTGTTTACCCTTGAACTTGGTTCGTCATCTATCGGGTCGCAGGAGGAGCAGGATACAAGTAAGGAAAGCTCCGACAGTGGAGAGGAAGACGAGCTAAGCAGAAGAGGAGCCAAAGAGCAAGCAGGACGCACTAAGAGCCTGGATATTGATAAAGACGGGGTCGAAGGAGATGTGCAGGGCTTGAATCGGCCCCCTTTGCTACGGCGTAGCTCGTTACGGACTTCCCAGAGTGATAATGCATTGCCCTCCCGAGCACAGTATTTTCTGGGAACTCCTGCGGGTGGACGGGCACTTTTGGGATGGGGAAGAGGGTTCCTGACTGTTTGTCTGGAGCACGTTGATGACCCCATGACTGGACGGCCACGACTTATGACTGTGGTGGTCATGGATGAACTCATACAAGAGGAACCATTTAAG GCCGTGTTACAGTACTTGTACACTGGAAACCTGGACGAAAGTCGAGGAGACCTGATGCAGGTGGCAACCATCGCTGAGCTCCTGGAAGTATTCGACCTGCGGATGATGGTGGCCAATGTTCTGAACCGGGAGAGTTTCATGAACCAAGAGATTACCAAGGCCTTCCATGTCCGCAGGGCCAACCGTATAAAGGAGTGTCTCAACAAAGGCACCTTTGCTG ATGTGGTGTTCCAGCTAGACGACGGCTACCTTCCAGCGCACAAGCCTCTGTTGATCTCCAGCTGCGACTGGATGGCGGCCATGTTCCGCGGCTCTTTTATGGAAAGTTACATTGAGGAG GTTCCCATCCCTTCCACGAGTACATCATGCATGCGAGGCGTGCTGGAGTTCCTCTACTGTGCCATGCTGACACCGTGTCCTGACCTGGAGTCTATTGAACTTATAGTGGTGGCCAACCGGCTCTGTTTACCACGCCTTATTGCGCTCACTG AGCAGCATGCTGTCGATGAGCTCCTGCAGTTGGCAGTCAAAGGAGTTGACATTGATGGGCATGTCTTGGCCTTCTTGGAGCTTGCACAG tTCCACAATGCCAAGCAGCTATCAGCCTGGTGTCTCCATCACATCTGCACCAACTATAACAGCATCTGCCGCAAGTTTCCCAAAGACATGAAGGCCATGTCTCCAG ACAACCAGAGGCACTTTGAGAAGCAGCGCTGGCCTCCCGTATGGTTCCTGAAAGAGGAGGACCGCTACTTGCGTTCACGGAAAGAGCGCCAACACGAGGAAGAGATCTTGCGCAAGCAGCACATCAAGCGAGGCTGGTGCTTTTGGAGACACCCATCCTCCTCACCACACGTCTCCTAG